The following coding sequences lie in one Fimbriimonadaceae bacterium genomic window:
- a CDS encoding S-layer homology domain-containing protein — protein sequence MKVTRVVVAGLALTFASGSSSQQWTNKGTEWARPFIRVVQNKGMLAGYPDGSAGHVRGEFPSKWDLAVTANALVMKYSQVWSATSQEQKSYRDTVAPGTGWELSQLKRLIRYVSKELQEISNSYEDRPCDPEDLLKRVDELSAHWAAEYPGFARPFPDVPSDHWATGAVANLRNAGILVGYPSGEFGKPKP from the coding sequence ATGAAGGTCACTCGCGTAGTTGTTGCTGGCTTGGCGCTGACTTTTGCCAGCGGCTCATCATCCCAACAGTGGACGAACAAAGGGACTGAGTGGGCGAGGCCGTTTATCCGTGTGGTCCAGAACAAGGGCATGTTGGCTGGCTATCCAGATGGCTCCGCTGGTCATGTCAGGGGTGAGTTCCCGTCGAAATGGGATCTTGCGGTGACGGCGAATGCTCTGGTGATGAAATACAGTCAGGTTTGGTCGGCAACTTCTCAAGAACAGAAATCTTATCGAGATACCGTTGCTCCAGGTACAGGTTGGGAGCTATCGCAACTGAAGCGATTGATTCGATACGTGTCGAAGGAGCTTCAGGAGATTTCGAACTCCTATGAAGACAGGCCATGCGATCCTGAAGACTTGCTGAAGAGAGTGGACGAGCTATCAGCGCATTGGGCCGCAGAGTATCCAGGGTTTGCTCGTCCATTTCCTGACGTTCCTTCCGATCACTGGGCGACTGGTGCGGTTGCGAACCTACGCAACGCGGGCATCCTTGTGGGTTATCCATCTGGAGAATTTGGAAAGCCGAAGCCTTGA
- the gcvPB gene encoding aminomethyl-transferring glycine dehydrogenase subunit GcvPB has product MPTKTVPQPQLIFEKSRAGRVGCNVPRCDTPKVDLKATVGEMRTELHLPEIGEMDLVRHFTNLSHINYGIDTGFYPLGSCTMKYNPRINERTAGLAGFTQIHPLQPLDTVKGFLEVIAGVQDFLIEITGFDAITMQPVAGAHGEQTCLMLIKAYHESRGEGEKRRIVLIPDSAHGTNPASAARCGYDVKTVPTDASGNTDLKAFEALLDDTVAAFMVTNPSTLGLFETNISKICEMVHAVGGQVFCDGANMNAMVGTTRPGDHGFDCMHLNLHKTFTTPHGGGGPGCGAIGLMKHLEPFLPGPVIVSKKQSAKLGLSATEAYVDENRPLSIGRVSSFWGQSLMAVRAYTYLLAMGKEYLPDISRYSVLNANYLRARLKEVLPPAHDRPCTHECILTAERYKKQFGVRALDISKRLIDYGFHPATNYFPLIVPECFMIEPTETECKETLDAFCDALIAICKEAETDPELLHNAPSTQIVGRLDEAKAVKDLDVRWRPAKTAVIA; this is encoded by the coding sequence ATGCCCACAAAGACCGTTCCTCAGCCGCAACTCATCTTTGAAAAATCCCGCGCGGGCCGCGTTGGATGCAACGTTCCCCGTTGCGACACGCCTAAAGTCGATCTCAAGGCGACTGTTGGAGAGATGCGCACGGAGTTGCATCTGCCGGAGATAGGTGAGATGGACCTGGTGCGCCACTTCACAAACCTGAGCCACATCAACTACGGCATCGACACGGGCTTCTATCCGCTCGGTTCATGCACCATGAAATACAACCCGCGCATCAATGAGCGCACGGCAGGCTTGGCGGGCTTCACCCAGATTCACCCGCTGCAACCGCTGGATACGGTGAAGGGCTTTCTTGAGGTCATTGCGGGCGTTCAAGACTTTCTGATTGAGATCACCGGCTTTGATGCGATCACGATGCAGCCGGTAGCGGGGGCGCACGGTGAGCAGACCTGTTTGATGCTCATCAAGGCGTATCACGAGTCGCGTGGGGAAGGGGAGAAGCGCCGAATCGTGTTGATTCCCGACTCGGCTCACGGCACCAATCCGGCTTCGGCGGCGCGATGTGGTTACGATGTGAAGACCGTTCCGACGGATGCCAGCGGTAATACTGATCTAAAGGCCTTTGAGGCGTTGTTGGATGACACGGTCGCGGCCTTTATGGTCACAAACCCATCCACGCTCGGGTTGTTTGAGACCAACATCTCCAAGATTTGTGAGATGGTGCACGCGGTCGGCGGACAGGTTTTCTGCGACGGCGCGAACATGAACGCGATGGTGGGCACCACCCGCCCCGGCGATCATGGGTTCGACTGCATGCATTTGAATCTGCACAAGACGTTTACGACCCCTCACGGAGGCGGCGGGCCGGGGTGCGGCGCGATCGGCTTGATGAAACATCTGGAGCCGTTTTTGCCTGGGCCAGTGATCGTGAGCAAGAAGCAGTCGGCAAAGCTTGGGTTGAGCGCAACGGAGGCGTATGTGGACGAGAACCGTCCGCTCAGCATTGGGCGCGTTAGCTCGTTCTGGGGGCAGTCATTGATGGCAGTGCGGGCTTATACATATCTGCTTGCGATGGGCAAGGAGTATTTGCCGGATATCAGCCGGTATTCGGTCCTGAACGCCAACTATCTGCGTGCTCGGCTGAAAGAGGTTCTTCCTCCCGCGCATGATCGACCTTGCACGCACGAGTGCATCTTGACGGCGGAACGCTATAAGAAGCAGTTCGGCGTGCGGGCGCTGGATATCTCCAAGCGGTTGATCGACTATGGCTTCCACCCGGCCACCAACTACTTCCCGTTGATCGTTCCCGAGTGCTTTATGATCGAGCCGACGGAAACGGAGTGCAAGGAGACCTTGGACGCGTTCTGCGATGCGCTGATTGCGATCTGCAAAGAGGCGGAGACCGATCCTGAGCTGCTGCACAACGCGCCGTCGACGCAGATCGTGGGGCGGTTGGATGAGGCGAAAGCGGTGAAGGATTTAGACGTGCGTTGGCGTCCTGCGAAGACTGCGGTTATTGCGTAG
- a CDS encoding prepilin-type N-terminal cleavage/methylation domain-containing protein, which yields MRKKTRGATLPEILIVIAIIAILCVTLTLLLRPVVMRKSHETAIRVDLKQNVSAINLYMSDYDGNYPNYLHSLEGSYKYVKGRPELADYPGSHGLPEYSLTYNWGVRIAEKRRPLTTKFDPVSDPIVKAEFFPRSLGFINKRYFSSPKQGFANSISKTEAFEVLGGYLDGHVKWCPMLSDWEDEAAYYSMGAVKEEMDERLRARKSGRPLQ from the coding sequence ATGAGGAAGAAGACAAGAGGCGCTACCTTGCCTGAAATACTAATCGTAATAGCAATAATAGCTATTCTTTGTGTGACACTTACGCTGCTTCTGAGGCCTGTAGTGATGCGTAAATCGCATGAGACGGCGATTAGAGTGGATTTAAAGCAAAATGTTTCCGCAATCAATCTGTATATGTCTGATTATGACGGCAATTATCCGAATTATTTGCATAGTTTAGAGGGCTCTTATAAGTATGTTAAGGGTCGCCCAGAGCTTGCGGACTATCCTGGTTCACATGGGTTGCCAGAATATTCACTGACTTACAATTGGGGTGTTCGCATCGCGGAAAAAAGGCGTCCACTAACAACAAAATTTGATCCAGTCTCGGATCCAATTGTAAAAGCTGAATTTTTCCCGAGAAGCTTAGGTTTTATCAATAAGAGATATTTTTCGAGTCCTAAACAAGGATTTGCTAACTCTATTTCAAAAACTGAAGCATTCGAAGTCTTAGGTGGATACTTAGATGGACATGTTAAATGGTGCCCTATGCTTAGCGACTGGGAAGATGAAGCAGCATATTATTCGATGGGTGCCGTGAAAGAAGAGATGGATGAAAGGCTGAGAGCGCGGAAGAGCGGTAGACCGCTCCAATAA
- the gcvPA gene encoding aminomethyl-transferring glycine dehydrogenase subunit GcvPA translates to MSRPYIPHTEEDVKEMLATIGAGSIEELFREVPDDLKLKGQLDVPASLDEHRLLGHLFELSRKNKNLLTDLVCFLGAGIYDRYIPATVGALISRGEFLTAYTPYQPELSQGYLQTIYEFQTMVADLYGMEIANASLYDGATGTAEAAILCHGVNGRQKIAVSDAVHPHYRQVLETYCWSIGLDVVVINHEDGATTDYSKLDQDTACVIVQYPNFFGTIEDLAQAREAATQAGAMFVVVADPIACALLKPPGEYGADIVVGEGQPMGVAMGFGGPVVGLFACKTELVRRIPGRIVGKTLDHDGNPGYVMTLRTREQDIRREKATSNICTNQALMALAATIYMSALGKNGMQTVAESTVRNTQYAMSKLSEAGARVKYSGKVFGEFVLELPKSAETVQRAMMEKGVLAGLPLGKFYQGMENCLLVAVTETRTKAQIDDFATKLSFELA, encoded by the coding sequence ATGTCCCGCCCATACATCCCCCACACCGAAGAAGACGTTAAAGAGATGCTCGCCACCATCGGTGCGGGCAGCATTGAGGAGCTGTTCCGAGAGGTCCCCGATGACCTGAAGCTCAAGGGTCAGCTGGATGTTCCGGCTTCGCTTGATGAACACAGACTCCTGGGTCACCTCTTTGAGCTTTCACGCAAGAATAAAAATCTCCTAACCGATCTTGTGTGCTTCCTTGGCGCAGGGATTTATGACCGATATATTCCGGCGACGGTCGGCGCTCTGATCTCGCGTGGCGAGTTCTTGACCGCGTACACGCCGTATCAGCCCGAGCTATCGCAGGGTTACCTGCAAACCATTTACGAATTTCAAACGATGGTCGCTGACCTTTACGGGATGGAGATTGCCAATGCGTCGCTCTATGACGGGGCGACGGGAACGGCTGAAGCGGCGATTCTTTGCCACGGAGTGAATGGCAGGCAAAAGATCGCGGTGAGCGATGCCGTGCATCCCCACTATCGGCAGGTTCTGGAGACTTATTGCTGGTCGATTGGGCTGGACGTGGTTGTGATCAACCATGAAGATGGCGCGACGACGGATTATTCGAAGCTCGACCAAGACACAGCTTGTGTGATCGTCCAATATCCCAACTTCTTTGGCACGATCGAAGACCTTGCCCAAGCAAGGGAAGCGGCTACCCAAGCTGGAGCGATGTTCGTGGTTGTTGCCGATCCTATCGCCTGCGCGCTGCTTAAGCCACCGGGCGAATACGGCGCTGACATCGTTGTTGGCGAGGGCCAGCCGATGGGTGTGGCGATGGGCTTTGGTGGACCGGTGGTTGGACTGTTTGCGTGTAAGACCGAGCTTGTCCGCCGAATTCCGGGCCGAATCGTTGGTAAGACGTTGGACCACGACGGCAATCCAGGCTATGTGATGACTCTGCGCACGCGAGAGCAGGATATTCGCCGAGAAAAGGCGACTTCCAATATCTGTACAAACCAAGCGCTTATGGCCTTGGCGGCAACGATTTACATGTCGGCGCTTGGCAAGAACGGTATGCAAACGGTTGCCGAATCGACGGTCCGCAATACACAGTACGCGATGTCGAAGCTTTCGGAGGCGGGGGCGAGGGTGAAGTATTCGGGCAAGGTCTTTGGGGAGTTTGTATTGGAGCTGCCCAAAAGCGCTGAAACCGTCCAACGCGCAATGATGGAGAAGGGCGTCCTTGCCGGTCTTCCTCTTGGTAAGTTCTATCAAGGGATGGAGAACTGCTTGCTTGTTGCGGTGACGGAGACCCGGACGAAAGCGCAGATCGATGATTTTGCGACGAAGCTATCATTTGAACTTGCTTAA
- the gcvH gene encoding glycine cleavage system protein GcvH encodes MNVPSDLKYTPTHEWIRVDGDVATIGITEFAQSELGDIVYVDLPNVGRAVNAAEAIGSVESVKTVSDIYSPLGGEIVETNEALGARSELVNSDPYGDGWMFKVKVGDAAAFDGLLDADGYKGVLG; translated from the coding sequence TTGAACGTACCCAGCGACCTCAAATACACCCCAACCCATGAATGGATTCGTGTCGACGGCGACGTCGCCACCATCGGCATCACCGAGTTTGCCCAGTCGGAACTCGGCGACATCGTCTACGTCGATCTTCCCAACGTTGGCCGAGCAGTAAACGCCGCTGAGGCGATCGGATCGGTTGAAAGCGTGAAGACCGTATCCGATATCTATTCGCCTTTGGGTGGAGAGATCGTTGAGACGAACGAAGCGCTTGGCGCTAGGTCGGAACTGGTGAACAGCGACCCGTACGGCGATGGCTGGATGTTCAAAGTGAAGGTCGGAGATGCCGCTGCATTTGACGGTTTGTTGGATGCGGATGGTTATAAGGGAGTGCTTGGATAG
- a CDS encoding EVE domain-containing protein, giving the protein MGYWLMKSEPDTYGIDDLEKEGTNMWEGCRNYTVRNFFRDSMQIGDLAFFHHSNVDPAGIVGVMEIVSEAYPDPTQFDPKSHYYDAKSPKDAPRWLVRDVRFVRKFKRTVSLAELRETPGLEDMWVTRKGQRLSVMPVTEAEWNIVMGKEGL; this is encoded by the coding sequence ATGGGATATTGGCTGATGAAGTCAGAGCCGGACACATATGGCATCGACGACCTGGAAAAAGAGGGCACAAACATGTGGGAGGGCTGTCGCAACTACACCGTGCGGAACTTCTTCCGAGACAGCATGCAGATCGGCGATCTCGCTTTCTTTCACCACTCTAACGTTGATCCAGCGGGAATCGTCGGCGTAATGGAGATCGTCAGCGAGGCTTACCCCGACCCCACTCAGTTCGATCCCAAGTCGCACTACTACGACGCCAAGAGCCCAAAGGATGCCCCCCGATGGCTCGTCCGTGATGTGAGGTTCGTCCGCAAGTTTAAGCGCACCGTCTCCCTCGCTGAACTCCGTGAAACACCCGGCCTTGAAGATATGTGGGTGACGCGCAAGGGCCAGCGCCTGAGCGTGATGCCCGTAACCGAGGCAGAGTGGAACATCGTCATGGGGAAAGAAGGGCTATGA
- the ggt gene encoding gamma-glutamyltransferase produces the protein MKARLRLNPLLASTKEKWRGVTHSTGKAFRLCKAAALIVAIGWASPSAQAQSHAPQYFEKACVVSDSAIASQIGAEVMRKGGNAVDGAVATAFALAVTHPTAGNIGGGGFMVVRMADGRTIAIDYRETAPAASSREMYMNAPQPGASLTGQMASGVPGTVYGMYDAHKQFGKLPWKDVVEPARKLAQNGFVVSKSLADELKSQAARFRPFPDSYRVLNKDGKFWGWGETLKLPDLAKTLGRIRDEGPAGFYEGETAKLIVAEMKRGNGIITLEDLKNYRSVSRQPLKASAFGYDIITMPPPSSGGIALVQMLNILSGYELKPMGWGSVSYNHILIETMKRAFADRAYNSGDPAFFKVPTQTLTSMAYADSLREAIKLDKATPSAEIKPFDSGIKEGDHTTHFSVVDQWGNAVANTYTLNTGYGSGVMVTGAGFLLNNEMDDFMTAPGKPNVFGLIQGENNAIAPGKRPVSSMTPTIVLKEGELSMVIGSPGGPTIINTVMQTFLNVALFNMDIQRAVSAPRIHHQWMPDSISWESFGVAPDTKKMMESMGHKFAARPSNMGSCMSILVDSNGNRRAGVDARSDDAGAAGF, from the coding sequence ATGAAGGCTCGGCTGCGACTAAACCCCCTCCTTGCTTCGACGAAGGAGAAATGGAGAGGAGTGACGCATTCCACAGGCAAAGCATTCCGATTGTGCAAAGCTGCTGCTCTCATTGTTGCGATCGGATGGGCCTCTCCGTCTGCCCAAGCCCAATCTCACGCCCCCCAATACTTCGAAAAAGCCTGCGTCGTCAGCGATAGCGCCATCGCTTCTCAAATCGGCGCCGAAGTCATGCGCAAAGGTGGCAACGCCGTCGACGGCGCAGTGGCGACTGCTTTTGCCCTCGCCGTCACTCATCCCACAGCTGGAAACATAGGCGGTGGAGGCTTCATGGTCGTCCGCATGGCTGACGGCCGCACCATTGCTATCGACTACCGTGAAACCGCGCCAGCCGCGTCATCGCGAGAGATGTACATGAACGCCCCCCAACCCGGGGCTTCCCTAACCGGACAGATGGCATCGGGAGTCCCCGGCACGGTTTACGGAATGTACGACGCCCACAAACAGTTTGGAAAGCTCCCCTGGAAGGACGTCGTCGAGCCCGCCCGCAAGCTCGCACAAAACGGCTTCGTCGTTAGCAAGAGCCTCGCCGATGAACTCAAATCCCAGGCCGCCCGATTCCGACCCTTCCCCGACAGCTACCGAGTGCTCAACAAAGACGGAAAGTTTTGGGGTTGGGGCGAAACCCTAAAGCTGCCGGACCTCGCCAAGACACTCGGCCGCATCCGAGACGAAGGACCTGCTGGATTCTACGAAGGCGAAACCGCCAAGCTGATCGTTGCCGAGATGAAGCGCGGCAACGGCATCATCACCCTCGAAGACTTAAAGAACTACCGTAGCGTATCTCGTCAGCCGCTCAAGGCATCCGCTTTTGGTTACGACATCATCACCATGCCCCCACCAAGCTCCGGTGGGATCGCTCTCGTCCAAATGCTCAATATCCTCAGCGGTTACGAACTGAAACCGATGGGCTGGGGGAGCGTCTCCTACAACCATATCCTGATCGAAACAATGAAGCGGGCATTCGCCGACCGAGCATACAACTCGGGCGATCCGGCCTTTTTCAAAGTCCCTACTCAAACCCTAACTTCAATGGCATACGCAGACAGCCTGCGCGAGGCGATCAAACTCGACAAAGCCACCCCCTCAGCCGAAATCAAACCCTTTGACTCGGGAATCAAAGAGGGCGACCATACCACTCACTTCTCGGTCGTCGATCAGTGGGGCAACGCCGTGGCGAACACCTACACCCTCAACACTGGCTATGGAAGCGGGGTGATGGTCACGGGTGCAGGGTTCCTCCTAAACAACGAGATGGACGACTTCATGACCGCACCCGGCAAACCAAACGTGTTTGGCCTCATTCAAGGCGAAAACAATGCCATCGCCCCTGGCAAGCGCCCAGTCTCGTCAATGACACCGACAATCGTATTGAAAGAGGGTGAGCTGTCCATGGTGATTGGTTCGCCCGGCGGACCCACCATCATCAACACCGTGATGCAAACCTTCCTGAATGTCGCGCTCTTCAACATGGACATTCAGCGAGCCGTGTCCGCACCTCGAATCCATCATCAATGGATGCCCGATTCGATCTCCTGGGAGTCCTTTGGAGTTGCCCCAGATACCAAGAAGATGATGGAATCCATGGGGCACAAGTTTGCTGCACGCCCGTCAAACATGGGATCGTGCATGTCGATCCTTGTCGATTCGAATGGCAACAGACGAGCCGGAGTAGACGCTCGCAGCGACGACGCCGGAGCAGCCGGATTCTAA